TAGTCTCAGAAAATCTGGAGCCGTGTTTTATGAAGCAGTTCTCCAAGGCTGGACTAGACACTTGAATAAAGCACTGACCTTGTTCAAGAACTCCTAGCTCATCCAAACAGCCCATCAACCACCTCCCAGAGGGAACAAATATTCTAGCCTTTTCCTTGAGGGCCCACAGTTGTGCTGCTTGTATGCAGATGAGCATCCCTTTCAAATGAGGTTCTGACTGGGGCCTAAAACCAGCACTCAACATTATTGCCGCAGTGTTTCCCTGCTGGGCACAGGAAGATGTAAGGACATCAAATGCCACATCTGAATCCACAAGCATCTGgtttattttgaaaaccatttttTCCTGCATGTCCCAGAATACCTCATCTGGCACCTTCAATGCTGAAAGCAATGTCACAATCTGCCTATTCAGAAAGCCAGGCTGAAATGTGGTCCAGGAACATATTTCCAGGGTGGTGTGGTTCGACCGGAATTTGTTCATACTACGGCTCAAAGACAGTCGAATACCATCATCACCTTTCCTTGGCCAGCAGGCTACTACGCCCTTGTAACCGGCATAACGAATCTGATATGCAGCAGGTGTGTTGAGTTCCAGTTTCAGCTTCTCTGCTACTTCCCTGGCAAGATCAGGTGTTATCATGCCAATTCCATCAGAGAAACAATAGCCATTCCTCTCAATATCTGGAAGATCATGATGTACTTCCTTTCGCGGAACTTCCACAGTCGCATATGTGGATGAGAAGCACTGTCCCATCCGAGCAGTATATTTTGCAACGTTCCTGTTATTGAACTTTCCCATCCACGCCCAGATCTTTTTCACATCAATGTCTTCGTCCTCAGCAAAAAACCAAGCGGACTGGTCCCTAAGTTGGTTTGGTGAGAAAGCCAGAAACGAGTATCTCCGGCCACAAAGAGAAAACCCATCCATCACTATCGTCCTCACCCTTTTAAAAATTGTGGTCTTCTGGGAAAAGGAGACCGACTTGATATCCTTTAAGATGGGTGCAACATAATATTTGAGGACATTAGCATTGATCATCTCCAGGCCTTCGTCCATAAAGGTCACCCTCAAGAACCTGTCAGCAACATCCTTATAGTGCCGGAGCACCCTGTTGGATAGCTCCACTTCAGGTGGAAGACAATGTGCTTTGGTTGGAGTTACAATGAGCCTCCTTATTTCAACAATGTCGTTCAACTCTTTCTGGTTTTTAACAAGTATGGGATTCTTCAGCAGCCATTCTTGAACAAGTTTCAGCCTCTTGTCTGCATCCAAGACTGGGCGTTTGAAAGAGCAAATGTGCTTTAGTGCTGCAATGTTCACCTCCTTTGGTTGACTTTTCAGTAGTCCATAGAAACTCTCTGATAGCTGGTGTTGGTTGAACACGTTCTTGTGGATGACAGCATTCAACAGGAACATGACATCGAAAGGTATCCCCTCCTGATGAATAGAGAAGAAGGCATCAAACATAGGCCTCCCAAAATTAGGCTCATCCTGGATCTTCAGGAACCGTCTAGGGGAGCATTCCTGCACCCTTTGTCCCCTAAGGTAATCCATGGCCTTCTTCAACTTCAGTCCATGGTGTGGCGGAACTGACACTCTGTAGGTATTACACCGACCGATAGCCCCACTAACTGTGAAATCTGTAGTTCGAATCCAAGGATCTTGATCATCCAACAGGTCAAGTGAAACTGGTATTTCCATGTCATCATCAGCAGTTCTATAATACACACGAGGAGCTGAACCCAGCTGCAAGAATATAACAATAGACGACATCTCTCTGTACTGACTGATCTCAATGATATCGCTCACCAAGAACTCCATCTTAAATTCACAATTTATCACAGCATAGAAGGACAGGTCCTTGAAAGAAAGCGCTGTTTTCCTGGTGAAGCAGAACCTGCACTTACTATCAAAAggatcaacaaaaaaatcaacccCAGATGAGGGTCCTCTCCACCCTACCAGAAACTCCTTCGGTGCAATCAAGTTTCCTATCTCTAGGCACACTTCAGGCAACTTAAAAGGAGTGGTAGTCCTCCTCTGATTTGCATGGAATGGATTCTCAGGTCCCAGGCTGACTTTCAACCGTTTATTGTTCAAAAAGAGCCCATTGTGCAGTGAAAGCTCATGAGCTGAGGTTGCAGCTTCAGGCAAAGCAAAGTGCACAAAAGCATGTGGCTCCACCTTTCTATATTCATTCACTAAATGCATGGTATCAAACCTCGTGACCTCAAAATCTGGATAAGAATCTGGGGGCGTCCAGGAAGTTTTCAATCTACACCTCCTGATAGGGCCAACTgtattttccaaatatttcaCCAACTCCTTTGCTGTCACATTTTGATCAAATCCACTGACACTAATTTGGGCCATCACTATGTCTTTCCTAGCTCTTTTTGtctccatttttcttccaaACACACTGGTCTTGTATATAACTATGGATGTAGCTTTATCATCACCTGCAACGGTATCCAAATCCCAATCAAAACGCTTTCTCATACAATGTTATTGTTGGAAAAATTCTCTCTACCTTAAGAACTATAAAACCATGCCGTGCTCCGAGATAataggaaaaatattaaaacagtGACATCTTTGCAGTGAACTAATAAAAGATATGCATGAAATATCCTTAGATGTAAGTCCCATAACATATCCACTGTAGTGAGGTTTTTTGCTCAAAAGACCTATAAGGTATCATATCAAACAGCACCAAACAGCATTATAGTGAGGGATGAAAGATCATAACTATGTTTCCAGCTACTATCTCGAGCAGAAAAGACAGGTTCACGGAATGGAACAAAGTCAAAAAGAGCAGAAGCTTTCAGTAGTAAAAGTGAAGCacaaaaatgggaaaatagAGGATGTAAGCAAGGCAGTAGTATAAGATATCCCCATTGTCGTATTGATGGTTTATTCCTCTCTGCAACAGAGAGAAAGACAGAGCCTGACTCTACCAAGCCACAAGAAATTCTCCGCTCGATTCCATAACTATACATGGTCATCCCACGTTAAAGACCAAACCAGTCAGCCCAGTGGCAGCAAgtaaatgaaaatgagaaattttattttctaaccCAAACGTACTTGCCAAGTTATTTCCCTTCTTTTCCCTGTTCAACGCTTACACATTCCATGGCTCCGTATCTTTCAGACATCAACAAAACCAAAGCAGCGCTATCTATACATCAACTCTTCAACGAGAATCAAAACGAAATGGAGGCATGTCTTTATCTGCCCTTAACCCTTTAGCCCAAAACATCCATAGCATTGTTGGTTACAGCTCTCACACAAAAAGGCTCCGTTTGAGATTGGAGCAGAAAAGGATGGAGGGGAAATTATAGAAATGATCCATGCACTATTGCCACTATTCAATTTGGTCCCGCTGCTCtctcttgtgagaaaattaGTCCCTAAATTGATCTCTAATcacaatttttgacaaattccGTATTTCTGACAAAATGTCGACGTTGATGCTAACTAAGCATTGGAgatataaaaagaaagtttaATGAGAAAATCACAAGAATGATCCTTGTACTGTGATTGATGTGTTGTGGTGGACTTAAGCAAATCCGAACGATTTTTATTGTGTATGAACCATAAGCAAGGGAACTTACACGTGCAGTTCTTATGAGACTTTCCTATAGGTATTTAATAACCCTACTTATATTGGCCGCTAGCACATTTGTCTTAACCATTGTTGATCCATGGCAAAACAAACATGTATTAGGCTAGAGTCATGACACTTCTCCCGGGCCACATGGGTTAATCCCTTGAAAGTAATGCTCACGCGGTGATCATTTAGGAAGaatcaattcaaatttcacaGCCAAATATTAATCTTCAGCAATTAGTCAACATCGTTTTGTTTGCAtttggatgaagaaaaaaatgtccTAAAATCAAGGCTGAAGATTAATTTAGGGACTCAAATTGAACACGGGCATGATATTGGGACcagttttgtaattttcccctcgactttttatttgcttataCCATGTCCATTTTTTTATGCTAAGTCAGCATTTTCCTTGGACATTTGGAAAGAATATGGAATGTGCTTAAGGACCAAATCGGTCGCGAGATAAAAGTACAAGGACCAAAATTGAATAGTGACTACAGTAGAAGGACTATTTCGTAAATGGCCCAAGAAAAGTGTGATAACTTGATGGAGTCGGCAGCTTCCTTGTGGGGGGTTGCTTGATGACTTCCTGGAGAAGCTCTTGTGATAACGTGTTGGGCTCCACGGGAACTGCGGAGTGCCTTTGATGTACCCTCCTTGAGAAGGTCTCTTTGTCAATGCCTTTTCGACTGGCCAAACAAGAAGAATCTCTCAAATTTTCCCCATTCTTTTTTGTCATATATTTCTTCTCTtccaacttttcctttttatctctattttttgGATTGAGGTTTTTAGTTAAGGGCGTACAAACATCGCGTGTTTGTGTGAAAAAAGGAGATAGAGTGAATGGTCAAAACATGAAAcgataaagaaagaagaaataatttgCGGTTGAGAGAATGAACGGCGAATATTTCTATATCTTGGAAACTACCAAGTTGGAGTATAATAGCGGCGAAGAGAAATTTTGGTGGGCCGGTGAAATGCATAGATAGAATTAGGAGTGAATAATTTTATGTTCTGTACAAGTTTTATCTAAAACTTAGAATCCACCCGCTTGAAGAGGttacttattttttggaacctaaaacctacttTTTCACAAGTTCAAAGTTTTCCCCAAGTTCCACTTGTATTATTAACTGAATGATTATAATAAGTAGTTACCTTTAATGACCactattaacaaagtaaaagtcttagtcataaaatgaaatCTCAAACAAGTGGTTCTAAATTATGCACTTATAATCAAATACCATAGGATACCATAGGATTGCATGAAGAtatagaccaagaaaaatatttaaaaaaaaaaaaacctgtttaAGGTTCTAGTTCACCtacctagaacttggaacctactcgTCGAAAtaagtttctcaatttttgaaatctagaaCCTATCTGCATACTTTAGAACCTTGAACTAGATAGATTCCTATCGATCTGTTCTTCGACACCCTTATATAGAGTGGTGAAAGAAGAGCATGATTTCTTTTATGCCCTACAATTagattaagagaaaaaaaaaggttattttGCCAGTGAAATCAACATTGATTCGAAGTTATGTATAATTAACATTGATTTCTACTTTGATTgctaaacaaatttttttttttttttttaaattttgtgtagttgtgcttaaatattttagttttttaaacCTACTTTTTTGCTCTATTATTATCACAGTTTTAGTTTTTCCTTAGTCGATGCCGACCCTacctgttttctttctttctttctttttttgggtctaagACTGTATATTATTTGGCTTTAGTCGGTTCTGGCCATATCTTAATATACTAatgtcatttttaatttttttacactTTGTCTAGTTTATCTAATTAAGtttgtattatattttttactattttttagtTGTCTTACTTCCATTtgcacgttttttttttcacaattattatttatatgtCTTCtaatatttatgacaaatgtATTTTTTTGACCGACGATGACTTTTTGAAAAGggcaaatgacaaaaataattcATGGACTTTAACATAATATGTAACGTGATCTcttaactttaaatttgtttaacGTGATGTTTGAATTGTTGCCTAATGTACAGTGTTGtctatgaacttttattttatttaatgtaaatattgaatatatactaaaaatctaaaaatcacattaaataaattatacagttttcaatgacaaaaataatattgaatataTTGAATGTACAGTGTTCATGGACGACATTGTATATTGAGTAAAATTTCAGACACCACgttgaacaaatttaaagttaaTGGAACACATTGCTTATTGGACGAAAGTTTGGACCATCTGTGTCGTTATGCCTTTCGAAAACCTAAACTAAAAGTAACAAGACAAGGCGCACCCAAAACCTAAATACAAAATTCAATCGTACAGTAAACAACTAATCCTTCactccttttatttttggcaGTTCTAATATCCTCCACTCCCTttattaagtcaaaatttagagattatttatattattatctcTTTTAAAAACCTAAAACGAAAAGTAACAATACAAGGCTCACCCAAAACCTAAATACAAGATTCAATGCTTCAATAAACAACAGATCCTCCACTCCCTTTATTTTTGTCAGTTCTAATATTCAGTTTTCTAATTACTATTTGAACTTGGTTATTGTCGTAGTTTTCTGGTATAGTTGGTTCCAATGTTTTGGAACCCTCATACCGATTCTATTCTATGATTTGTCGACTACTTCTTGCTTTAATTTAGGTTGAAATAATGGCCTCTATTTCTGTAAATATTCCATCTTTTCaaggattatttaaaaaaggtgCCCACCTAAAAACGAAACCCTAAATTTACAAAACGGAATTAGATTTATCACCAAACTACAGATTGAACATTACGGACACAAGGCTCATTCACAACGTTTTggctttaaaaaataaaataaaaatggagaagGGTCAAAAATCGATAATTAGCTCCGAACCGTGCTTTCGTCGTTGCTGATTGGAGAGAACGAGCCAAAAGCGAGATTGATCGAGAGAAATAGATAATGTAAGAGGGGTGTGTTGAGTTTTCTGTGAGTGGAAAACCATGGTTAAAATGTGTATATACCCACATACGAAAAGAGTTATGCCTCTCATTAGGTAGAAGCTATTGCGacaaaaagtttagacaaaTTTTATCAGGTGTCGATCCTACCATTACTTGGGATAGCAACAAAACGCGAGTAGTCCAACTTATTCGTGGTCACATTTAGTAGAAAATTCTAGAATTCAAAACATATTTGGAGTTCGCGGCGGATCATGTACTCTGCAAATAAAACTTGATGAACCGCCATACTAGGATACgcatttatctttataaatATAAGGTTGTCTCTATATATTACTTCTCCTAATAACCCTAAAATAAAACacaatccctctctctctcgatcgttACTAGATTCGATATCTAGCGTGCTTGCTATATGTGGAAAAAAAGCTGTCGATTGCAGGTATCGGTGTGCTTCGTTTGGAATGCATTCCATATGTCATTTTAGAACTTGACTAGTAAAAGGAAAACAGCTAAATCTACACATTCGTAAGCCACACATTGCCAGGAAAGATCCATCCTCGTAACACCTTGAATCAGCTTTCGGTTTCGAGCCTGACGGAGCTTGCGGATGCAGCATCATTCATCAGATGCGGCCTCGACTCGATTTGTCTACTCGTCATAAGTGCTCATGAAACCGCCGATGAATCCCGCCCCGTTACAGTTTCCGCACAGCATATGCTTCCTGCCTCTGCACATGCAAAGATCATGCGTAAAGCTTACGATCACAACTACAAGAACAGAGCATGCCAAAAGGACCGGCACGTTTTGAAGTCCGCGTTCTTGAAAATTCAGGAAAAGGTTTCTGCGGCCCGAGATTTTCAGTATTGCCCGCGAGCGACCGATGTTCGTTTCGGGGGGAGTCGAGCTTACCCGCAGAGCCAACAGGAGTCGCCGGCTTTGAACTGTCCATTGAAGAGATCCTCCGAGTTCACGCCGCTGCCTTTACATTGAGAACACATGACCGCACCTGCGTATTGGGACAACGCACGAAACGAAACCATTTTCAGATCAGACAGCAAGTTTTCGATGAGGTAATCGGCACGCGTAATGTGTGTAAGAATTCCAATGGAGATTTCAAAGGCCGATCCGTCCCCGATTGATGGAACTTCGCGGTTTCGTTCTGCTGACAGTCAACGAAGGTGACCGAAATGAAAGATGCGAAGAAGGCTGTTCCAATTGATCTTGTTTCTTGGGAAGTCTCTGTTTTGGCAGTAGCTTAAAGAAGAccaaggcatttttttttatgcctttTTCTTCAATTGCGTTCCATGGGGAGACAATTCCGAATGGCAGCATGTTCAAACTGAGATCAAGAGGCTTTTACCTCCGTAGCCCACTCTATAATCCTATCTACGATTTTCAAAAACCGACGGCCAATCAACAAACAAACATCTTCTATTGTCggaatatttataaaaggtgACCTATCACCTAATATTCCAGTAACGGCTGATGCATCTTAGTAACTTATTCACACTTTAGTAAAGTtacttttttagaaaatttacaaattttctaCTCATCTAATCTTTTATTgacttctatttattttttcttatcaatTCCTTACATTTACCTACTTTGAAGTTATCcggccaacttttttttttctttcaaattattaacTAACATTGGTCTACCATCTCTCATCTCAGTTACTCACCAAGGTTTGTTTGGTTTTCGTAAGTCATGAACTTTCATTATCGTTACCAACTTTTCCTTATTTCTCatacaatataaatttttatcaactaTCACAtgaatttaccaacttttgtttGTATAATTTATTGGTTCTTCTCCAATTAGATTACTAACTTGATTTACCAAATCTCATTTGAGTCACTTATCAACAtctgtttagattttttttataatcttttcTATTTAGCCACCCCTTGCATTTACTAATTCCTTTTAGAATTACCGACCTTAATTAGAAAAGTTAGCAACTCTAATCTGATTAAGTTACTAATGCGTTACCAACTTTAATTGTAGTTGctaattttatatgattttCTTAACGGAGCAActtctcttatcttttttttaaaaaaaaaaaaaaccttttcttATAGATTATAAACTTTTATTCACCATTTTACCAACATCTTGGTATATTAACTTTCATATGAATTACTtatcatatatttattttttcatttaatttaccATCAACTGAATTACCACTTTACTTTGACATGCTTGCTAACTTTTGAGATTGACCtaactcttttaaaaattatcatccTCAATCAGAGTGAGTATTAATTTTTCTTCGGttaaattactaattaattttgcattatcaactcttatttgagtttgtTAGTAatgtttatttggattttttttaatatcgaCTTCTCTTATATCTAACGGCgaaaaaattgtcatatcaTTAACCCGCCTCTATTGACTTTTCTTACTGACAACCCCAGCTTCTCCAGTAGTTATGCCGTATCAACATCATGTTATCACTTAAACAGAGACGTGTGCTTTTAATAAACAGTTGCCACCCCCAGTATGTGCCACTTTCCTAATATATTTATCAACTATCACTTGAACTAATCAACCATGATTTTTGTACCTTGCAAATGTCCGACTAAATTAATAAGTAATTGCTGGTTAGTTAAATTTACcgattattgatgaaactaccAACTTTTCAATGTAAATTACCCAGTTTCAATTAAGTGACCAATTGGGTTACCAACTCTTAGTTGAGTTTCTTACCAACatttatttggttttctaatcCACCAATTTTACTATTGACTTACACTTTTTGTTTCTCTTACTCCCCAACCCTTTGCTACCGCTAAATTACCAATTAATATTGTGTTACAAACTCTTATGAGAGTTAGTTACTtacatttaaatttttataattatcacCGTCTTTATATCTAACAGAAAAAGACGTTTACAGAACTTTTATTTAACTTCCCTACCAACATCTTGGATTTACCATCTATTATAAGAAGCTGCTATATTTGTTTGGTGATTATTAATTATATTCTCCATAGTAATCCaataaaaagttggtaaattaaaaaagaCTGAAAAAAGGTCTGTAACTAACTCTTTCTTTAAATGAGAGTTGGTATCACAAAATTAGTTGATCACTTAATCGTAAAAAAAGTTGATGAATAACTTAGATTAAgattggtaatttcatataagagTTAGTAAGTTGAAGACGCAACTAAGAGGGAAGtaaaagataagataaatttataattaaacaaAGAATGAACTCAATAAGTAACTCTAATGTGagttgcttttgttttgtttttttgttttgaaacttaaaTAGAGTTGGTAGCTCAAATACAAAAGTTGATAAGTCACTTTACTTAATGTTggtaaatttttactaaatcaTAAGACAAGCTACCCATTCCATCTTAAATGGTGGTACATTTAAGGATTTTCtaagaaatgcaaataaaaatttataagcaataagaaaagttgatttttttttaaaagtaaatgtTGGTAATTTACTAaatgagagtttttttttttttttactaaactCAATAAGAGTTGGTAAACAATTATTGAGTGATAATTTA
This genomic stretch from Eucalyptus grandis isolate ANBG69807.140 chromosome 3, ASM1654582v1, whole genome shotgun sequence harbors:
- the LOC104437677 gene encoding RNA-dependent RNA polymerase 6; translation: METKRARKDIVMAQISVSGFDQNVTAKELVKYLENTVGPIRRCRLKTSWTPPDSYPDFEVTRFDTMHLVNEYRKVEPHAFVHFALPEAATSAHELSLHNGLFLNNKRLKVSLGPENPFHANQRRTTTPFKLPEVCLEIGNLIAPKEFLVGWRGPSSGVDFFVDPFDSKCRFCFTRKTALSFKDLSFYAVINCEFKMEFLVSDIIEISQYREMSSIVIFLQLGSAPRVYYRTADDDMEIPVSLDLLDDQDPWIRTTDFTVSGAIGRCNTYRVSVPPHHGLKLKKAMDYLRGQRVQECSPRRFLKIQDEPNFGRPMFDAFFSIHQEGIPFDVMFLLNAVIHKNVFNQHQLSESFYGLLKSQPKEVNIAALKHICSFKRPVLDADKRLKLVQEWLLKNPILVKNQKELNDIVEIRRLIVTPTKAHCLPPEVELSNRVLRHYKDVADRFLRVTFMDEGLEMINANVLKYYVAPILKDIKSVSFSQKTTIFKRVRTIVMDGFSLCGRRYSFLAFSPNQLRDQSAWFFAEDEDIDVKKIWAWMGKFNNRNVAKYTARMGQCFSSTYATVEVPRKEVHHDLPDIERNGYCFSDGIGMITPDLAREVAEKLKLELNTPAAYQIRYAGYKGVVACWPRKGDDGIRLSLSRSMNKFRSNHTTLEICSWTTFQPGFLNRQIVTLLSALKVPDEVFWDMQEKMVFKINQMLVDSDVAFDVLTSSCAQQGNTAAIMLSAGFRPQSEPHLKGMLICIQAAQLWALKEKARIFVPSGRWLMGCLDELGVLEQGQCFIQVSSPALENCFIKHGSRFSETKKNRQVINGCIVVAKNPCLHPGDIRILEAVDAPELHHLYDCLVFPQNGERLHTNEASGSDLDGDLYFVTWEENLIPPSKKSWTPMQYDSGEEKKLPHDVTQKDIKDFFVKHVLNENLGTICSAHMVHADRSEHGALDENCILLAELAATAANFPKTGKLVTMPRHLKPKQFPDFIGTEEFQTYKSTKILGRLYRQIKDAFDEDLNSSEPNCIPKDIPYDKSIEVPGAPNFIYEAWDHKCSYDGQLSGLLGQYNVNNEVELVTGHVWSMPKYASRKQRELKERLKHSYTALRKEFREKFEMSDSYYELLSDEERNLLYEQKASAWYQVTYHPNWVKKSVDLHEHDDGGTSTLKLSFAWIAADFLARIKIRKQYGRNLDSAKPINSLSKYIADRI